A single window of Debaryomyces hansenii CBS767 chromosome F complete sequence DNA harbors:
- a CDS encoding DEHA2F02178p (weakly similar to uniprot|Q02574 Saccharomyces cerevisiae YLR288C MEC3 Involved in checkpoint control and DNA repair) produces the protein MKLKLRTQNIEALKTTLSLISHIRKFVILRFTPTQLLIISVNGSSITQEPQVWCKLQINNMFDQIEIQSLRDNTISLEINIEQLLQTLHNFNRANSDGLNIRLQKKDTSGGQGINISNGRIASLALFYSNININSNAINHTFRLPVKILKNTDDIMLLKEPELTEVDLMMRLPKEFLSTYKRLEKFKKTSSNDLVNIKSSRRNGGFLGFVLEEDGKFKVTISWNDKLEVQKPNRSNFDGESLRLANLHNPGSVLSQDVDEDDIHEDKEILVRLKDWKMASKIVATCKTVIFLLTHKEACVLHCLLDDTDDVEIIYYISGVKIRDILDN, from the coding sequence ATGAAGCTTAAGCTTAGAACACAGAACATTGAAGCTTTAAAGACGACCCTTTCACTAATAAGTCACATACGAAAGTTTGTCATATTAAGATTCACGCCAACCCAGCTACTAATAATACTGGTTAATGGGTCATCTATAACACAAGAGCCACAAGTATGGTGTAAACTacaaatcaataatatgtTCGATCAGATAGAAATCCAAAGTTTACGTGATAACACCATTCTGTTGGAAATCAACATTGAGCAATTGTTACAGACATTGCATAATTTTAATAGGGCTAATAGTGATGGGTTAAACATACGGCTCCAAAAAAAAGATACTTCTGGAGGACAAGGTATTAATATAAGCAATGGAAGAATTGCATCTTTAGCATTGTTCTACTCAAACATAAACATTAATTCAAACGCAATTAATCATACCTTCCGTCTACCAGtcaagatattgaaaaatacagATGATATAATGCTCCTAAAGGAACCAGAATTGACAGAAGTGGACTTAATGATGAGGTTGCCTAAAGAGTTTCTATCAACGTACAAGAGATTAGAAAAGTTCAAGAAAACTTCTAGTAATGATTTGGTTAATATCAAATCAAGCAGGCGTAATGGAGGGTTTTTAGGGTTTGTATTGGAAGAAGACGGAAAATTTAAAGTGACAATTAGCTGGAACGATAAACTAGAAGTGCAAAAACCCAACAGAAGTAATTTCGATGGTGAATCGTTACGATTAGCAAATTTACACAATCCAGGATCGGTGCTCAGCCAAgatgttgatgaagatgatatcCATGAAGATAAGGAGATCTTGGTGAGATTAAAAGATTGGAAAATGGCATCTAAAATTGTTGCAACTTGTAAAACGGTGATTTTCCTTTTAACTCATAAAGAAGCATGCGTATTGCATTGCTTATTAGATGACACTGATGATGTAGAGatcatttattatattagtGGTGTTAAGATCCGAGATATCCTTGATAATTGA